One genomic segment of Caldimonas brevitalea includes these proteins:
- a CDS encoding D-glycero-alpha-D-manno-heptose-1,7-bisphosphate 7-phosphatase, protein MALMQDAAPGGLAKAVFLDKDGTVVENVPYNVDPALVRFTPYAIDGLQLLAEEGFRLVMITNQPGVGLGLFDEAALTRLQVALTERLAGHGVTLDGFYACTHAPGLSASRPPCACRKPAPGLLLDAARELRLDLDRSWMVGDILDDIEAGRRAGCKTVMLDVGNETVWRSGEHRVPHHRATNLLEAAQAIVKAERLSHPTFLPRDTLAHEPQQPRH, encoded by the coding sequence ATGGCCCTGATGCAGGACGCGGCCCCGGGTGGGCTCGCGAAAGCCGTATTCCTCGACAAGGACGGCACGGTCGTCGAGAACGTGCCCTACAACGTCGACCCCGCGTTGGTGCGCTTCACGCCGTACGCGATCGACGGCCTGCAGTTGTTGGCCGAAGAGGGCTTCCGGCTGGTGATGATCACCAACCAGCCGGGTGTCGGGCTCGGGCTGTTCGACGAGGCGGCGCTGACGCGATTGCAGGTCGCGTTGACCGAGCGCCTTGCCGGCCACGGGGTGACGCTCGACGGCTTCTACGCGTGCACCCACGCACCCGGGCTGTCGGCCTCGCGCCCGCCGTGTGCGTGCCGCAAACCCGCCCCGGGCTTGCTGCTCGACGCGGCGCGCGAGTTGCGCCTGGACCTCGACCGATCCTGGATGGTCGGCGACATCCTCGACGACATCGAAGCCGGGCGGCGTGCCGGCTGCAAGACCGTGATGCTGGACGTCGGCAACGAGACCGTCTGGCGCAGCGGCGAGCACCGCGTGCCCCATCACCGGGCGACCAACCTGCTCGAGGCCGCACAAGCCATCGTCAAGGCCGAGCGCCTCAGCCATCCGACCTTTTTGCCTCGCGACACGCTTGCGCATGAACCGCAACAACCCCGGCACTGA
- a CDS encoding SDR family oxidoreductase: protein MTSTSAPQMTSLENQTALVTGAGSGLGAAIARALSAAGARVVVADINQAAADKIAGELDAAGRHVLPLALDVADAKAAGEAVVRTVGHFGSLDILINNAGTDVTKSIDELSFDEWDRVIATNLRGPFVMCKAAVDALRQGDGGRGGQVVNVASTAAKRAWPNASAYHASKWGLVGLSHALHAELRPQGVRVSTLIAGGMRTPFLLDRFEGIDQTKLQDPANVAEAVRMLLQMPRESVIPELMVLPVLETSWP from the coding sequence ATGACATCGACCTCAGCTCCCCAGATGACCTCGCTGGAGAACCAAACTGCCCTGGTGACGGGCGCGGGCAGTGGTCTCGGCGCGGCCATCGCCCGGGCACTCTCCGCTGCCGGCGCGCGCGTCGTCGTGGCTGACATCAACCAGGCCGCCGCCGACAAGATCGCCGGTGAGCTGGACGCTGCCGGGCGCCACGTGCTGCCGCTCGCCCTCGACGTGGCCGATGCCAAGGCCGCCGGTGAAGCCGTGGTGCGCACCGTGGGCCACTTCGGCTCGCTCGACATCCTGATCAACAACGCCGGCACCGACGTCACCAAGTCGATCGACGAACTGTCGTTCGACGAGTGGGACCGCGTGATCGCCACCAACTTGCGCGGCCCCTTCGTGATGTGCAAGGCCGCCGTCGATGCGCTGCGCCAGGGTGATGGCGGGCGGGGCGGCCAGGTGGTCAACGTGGCGTCGACCGCTGCCAAGCGCGCCTGGCCCAACGCCAGCGCCTACCATGCCAGCAAGTGGGGCCTGGTCGGTCTGTCGCATGCGCTGCACGCCGAGCTGCGGCCCCAGGGCGTGCGCGTCTCGACGCTGATCGCCGGCGGCATGCGCACGCCGTTCTTGCTCGACCGTTTCGAAGGCATCGACCAGACCAAGCTGCAAGACCCGGCCAACGTCGCCGAAGCGGTTCGCATGCTGCTGCAGATGCCGCGCGAGTCGGTGATCCCCGAACTGATGGTGCTGCCCGTGCTGGAGACGTCATGGCCCTGA
- a CDS encoding glycosyltransferase family 4 protein has translation MRPPSKRSALKIALISEHASPLATLGGVDAGGQNIYVMHVAQCLARAGHQVDVFTRRDDPTLQTVVHLRPGLRVIHISAGPARFVPKEELLQYMPEFSKACELLCRNAGGYDVVHANFFMSGMVALHLKRVLGLPFAITFHALGLVRREHQRSADAFPAERVDIEKMLVEEADCIVAECPQDQSDLVRLYGADESKMVMVPCGFDPSEFAPMDRLQARRELGLDPDEFVVLQLGRLVPRKGIDNVIRSLAHLPAEMPVRLLVVGGESDTPDEAVTPEIARLRGIAESLGVRARVTFTGRRQRSELRRYYCAADVFVTTPWYEPFGITPLEAMACGTPVVGSAVGGIQYTVMQGVTGYLVPPHDPQALAERLAYLHDNPAHARALGRAGIRRARSMFTWDRVAAQLGATFSTLHTTEARSGVVVAMRRRTTRLTAVQTAAT, from the coding sequence ATGAGACCACCCTCCAAAAGATCCGCGCTGAAGATCGCCCTGATCAGCGAACATGCGTCCCCTCTGGCCACGCTCGGTGGCGTCGATGCGGGCGGGCAGAACATCTATGTGATGCATGTCGCGCAGTGCCTGGCACGCGCCGGGCATCAGGTGGACGTCTTCACGCGTCGCGATGATCCGACGCTGCAAACGGTCGTCCATCTGCGTCCTGGGCTGCGCGTGATCCATATCTCGGCCGGACCGGCCCGCTTCGTGCCCAAGGAAGAGCTGCTGCAGTACATGCCCGAGTTTTCGAAGGCGTGCGAGCTGCTGTGCCGCAATGCGGGTGGCTACGACGTCGTCCACGCCAACTTCTTCATGTCGGGGATGGTGGCGCTGCACCTCAAACGCGTGCTGGGCCTGCCGTTCGCGATCACCTTCCACGCGTTGGGCCTGGTGCGCCGTGAGCATCAGCGCTCGGCCGACGCGTTCCCCGCCGAACGTGTGGACATCGAGAAGATGCTGGTGGAGGAGGCCGATTGCATCGTGGCCGAGTGCCCGCAGGACCAGTCGGACCTGGTGCGCTTGTACGGCGCTGACGAGAGCAAGATGGTGATGGTGCCGTGCGGCTTCGACCCCAGCGAGTTTGCGCCGATGGACCGTTTGCAGGCGCGCCGTGAGCTGGGGCTCGACCCGGACGAATTCGTCGTGCTGCAACTCGGCCGCCTGGTGCCGCGCAAGGGCATCGACAACGTGATCCGTTCGTTGGCCCACCTGCCTGCCGAGATGCCGGTGCGCCTGTTGGTGGTCGGTGGCGAGTCCGACACGCCGGACGAGGCCGTCACGCCGGAGATCGCCCGTCTGCGCGGCATCGCCGAATCGCTGGGCGTGCGGGCCCGCGTGACCTTCACCGGACGCCGCCAGCGCAGCGAACTGCGCCGCTATTACTGCGCGGCCGACGTCTTCGTCACGACACCCTGGTACGAGCCGTTCGGGATCACGCCGCTCGAAGCGATGGCCTGTGGCACCCCGGTGGTCGGCAGCGCGGTCGGGGGCATCCAGTACACCGTGATGCAGGGCGTGACGGGTTATCTGGTGCCGCCGCACGATCCGCAGGCCCTGGCCGAGCGCCTGGCCTACCTACACGACAACCCTGCCCATGCGCGTGCCCTCGGCCGCGCCGGCATCCGCCGCGCGCGTTCGATGTTCACCTGGGACCGCGTGGCCGCCCAACTGGGCGCGACCTTCAGCACGCTACACACGACGGAAGCCCGCTCGGGCGTCGTCGTCGCGATGCGCCGGCGCACCACCCGTCTCACCGCGGTCCAGACCGCGGCGACCTGA
- a CDS encoding PRC-barrel domain-containing protein: MDTNITGHGARLDVNDSGPGPRLMTADTLTGDKVVNRQGDTLGTISDIMLDVPRGRIAYAVMSSGGFLGLGDKLFAIPWAALTLDTDKKCFVLDADKTLFDSAPGFDKDQWPESADLSWHQNVHTHYKSRPFWE, from the coding sequence ATGGACACTAACATCACGGGCCACGGTGCCCGCCTCGACGTCAACGACAGTGGGCCCGGCCCACGGCTGATGACGGCCGACACGTTGACTGGCGACAAAGTTGTCAACCGCCAGGGCGACACACTCGGGACCATCAGCGACATCATGCTCGACGTGCCGCGCGGGCGTATTGCCTACGCGGTGATGTCGTCGGGCGGGTTCCTCGGCCTGGGCGACAAGCTGTTCGCGATTCCGTGGGCAGCCCTCACCCTTGATACCGACAAGAAGTGTTTCGTCCTCGATGCCGACAAAACACTGTTCGACAGCGCGCCGGGCTTCGACAAGGATCAATGGCCCGAAAGTGCAGATCTGAGCTGGCATCAGAACGTGCACACGCATTACAAGTCTCGGCCTTTCTGGGAGTGA
- a CDS encoding PRC-barrel domain-containing protein codes for MSLRYLLLWMTAMAIALGSQRLSAQTAPAQQGTSSSQKEASPPGGGRTTYQAMRANDRWERTHRVSQIIGTQMHDKMGDKIGEVEDVVLGPDGALAYVIVSSGGVLGAGERMRAVPWQNVQVDGEGRLRVDIAKDRVENAPSFAPNNWPSLHDERWSQQNRQFYSSEAK; via the coding sequence GTGAGCCTGCGCTACCTGCTCTTGTGGATGACCGCGATGGCGATCGCCCTCGGGTCCCAGAGGCTCTCGGCCCAGACGGCGCCAGCACAACAGGGCACCAGCTCCAGCCAGAAGGAGGCCTCGCCGCCTGGCGGCGGGCGCACCACGTATCAAGCCATGCGAGCCAACGACCGCTGGGAGCGGACCCATCGAGTGAGCCAGATCATCGGCACCCAGATGCACGACAAGATGGGTGACAAGATCGGCGAGGTGGAAGACGTCGTGCTGGGCCCGGACGGGGCCCTTGCCTATGTGATCGTCTCGTCGGGCGGCGTGCTCGGGGCCGGTGAGCGCATGCGCGCCGTGCCGTGGCAGAACGTGCAGGTCGACGGGGAAGGCCGGTTGCGCGTCGACATTGCCAAGGACCGCGTCGAGAACGCGCCCAGCTTCGCTCCCAACAACTGGCCGTCGCTGCACGACGAGCGCTGGTCGCAGCAGAACCGCCAGTTCTATTCCTCCGAAGCCAAGTGA
- a CDS encoding ATP-binding protein codes for MRAYFVVVILVATVPLAAFVSYLIYQETVSGRAQLEEGLKRTADTFALAVEREIVSSIDALGILAYSEALQRDDVAGFYRSLTLLPTLRATWSSAYLISPAGEVLFSTDRPYGAPVGSVLGSPDFERVKQRREAVVTELMPGHERDQLVTGIQVPVVFDGKLRYVLGARIAASNWQALMHNASVPKGGFLSLFDANSRIIAHSLHPEQFIGTDLRAALPFAGAPGTLQTGPSASMNATYAAWQRVPLAGWGVGVGIAAAPLDRAHLSAVGSAIGAGALSLSLGLILALIVARQVTDPLLQLANDGPGAAAGAIVVREIAVLRDALVSAAEQREVARQRLQAKADEFEALFNSSPIGLAITQDVGCRTVLMNPALAKMFNAVPGRGELPPQRQPLPAECPRVFGKGRELAVEELPIQLACSQGRELSDVELDVVHPDGRTLNLIAYAVPLLDAAGQPRGAIGAFVEITERKHAEERLINAERRLRESQNLVELAQEAGHVGFFDYHFADDSAVWTLGLAKLFGVKPEEVDPGWISWSKVVLAEDIEVVRRAVLDAVAQQAEQTTYEFRVRRADGSLRWLASRVLLSYDEQHRPSRMIGVCVDVTDQKTVEQERAAFVAREQAARRDAENANRAKDEFLAMLGHELRNPLGAIAAAVEVLNRVDAHTDTAQSARRIIGRQTHHLARLMNDLLDMARATAGKITLTRQCLNLAQLVQRSLSALELSGGLKQHQVEVEIDDVWVDVDATRIEQVVTNLLTNAVKYTPAGGTVKVRAGAVGQEAVLEVRDSGIGIPAALLPRVFDLFVQGERTLDRRQGGLGIGLTLVRRLVELHGGSVQAESSGPNLGSSFTVRLPRVQGPQTAAPASPPMNGGAKDVVVVEDNEDARNAIENLLRLAGHRVTVAGDGTSGLAQLLDRPPDLALIDIGLPGLNGYEVAQRLRAAGRRTRLVALSGYGQPQDVERALAAGFDAHLVKPVDLSALQRFLAST; via the coding sequence TTGCGTGCGTACTTCGTCGTCGTGATCCTGGTCGCCACCGTGCCGCTGGCGGCTTTCGTCTCCTACTTGATTTACCAGGAAACGGTCAGCGGACGGGCCCAGCTCGAGGAGGGTCTCAAACGCACCGCCGACACCTTCGCGCTGGCGGTCGAGCGGGAGATCGTGTCGTCGATCGATGCACTGGGCATCCTGGCGTACTCCGAAGCGCTGCAACGTGACGACGTGGCCGGCTTCTACCGCAGCCTGACGCTGCTGCCGACGCTGCGGGCGACCTGGAGCAGCGCCTATCTGATCAGCCCCGCGGGGGAGGTGCTGTTCTCGACCGACCGGCCCTACGGTGCGCCGGTGGGCAGCGTCCTGGGCTCGCCCGACTTCGAGCGCGTCAAGCAGCGTCGTGAAGCGGTGGTGACCGAACTGATGCCGGGCCACGAGCGCGATCAGCTCGTCACCGGCATCCAGGTGCCTGTGGTCTTCGACGGCAAGCTGCGCTATGTGCTCGGCGCCCGCATCGCGGCCAGCAACTGGCAGGCGCTGATGCACAACGCCAGCGTGCCCAAGGGCGGCTTCCTGTCGCTGTTCGACGCCAACTCGCGCATCATCGCCCACAGCCTGCACCCCGAGCAGTTCATCGGCACCGACCTGCGCGCCGCCCTGCCCTTCGCCGGCGCGCCAGGAACGCTGCAGACCGGGCCGTCCGCAAGCATGAACGCCACCTATGCGGCCTGGCAACGCGTGCCGCTGGCGGGCTGGGGCGTCGGCGTGGGCATCGCAGCGGCGCCGCTCGACCGCGCCCACCTGTCGGCGGTGGGGTCGGCCATCGGCGCCGGTGCGCTGTCGCTCTCGCTCGGGCTGATCCTCGCGCTCATCGTCGCTCGGCAGGTCACCGACCCACTGCTGCAACTCGCCAACGACGGGCCGGGTGCAGCGGCGGGCGCGATCGTGGTGCGTGAGATCGCAGTGCTGCGCGACGCCCTCGTCTCGGCAGCCGAACAACGCGAGGTGGCGCGCCAGCGGCTGCAGGCGAAGGCCGACGAATTCGAAGCGCTGTTCAACAGCAGTCCGATCGGCCTGGCCATCACGCAGGACGTCGGCTGTCGGACGGTGTTGATGAACCCGGCACTGGCCAAGATGTTCAATGCCGTGCCAGGTCGCGGTGAACTGCCGCCGCAGCGACAGCCCCTGCCAGCCGAGTGTCCACGGGTTTTCGGCAAGGGGCGCGAGCTGGCGGTGGAGGAACTGCCGATCCAGCTCGCCTGCAGCCAAGGGCGCGAACTGAGCGATGTGGAACTGGACGTGGTGCACCCGGACGGGCGGACGCTGAACCTGATCGCCTATGCCGTGCCCTTGCTCGACGCCGCCGGCCAGCCGCGGGGCGCCATCGGCGCCTTCGTCGAGATCACCGAGCGCAAGCACGCAGAGGAGCGCCTGATCAATGCAGAGCGGCGCCTGCGCGAAAGCCAGAACCTGGTGGAGTTGGCCCAGGAAGCCGGGCACGTCGGCTTCTTCGACTACCACTTCGCCGACGACAGCGCGGTCTGGACGCTGGGCCTGGCGAAGCTGTTCGGCGTCAAGCCCGAGGAGGTCGACCCGGGGTGGATCAGCTGGTCGAAGGTAGTCCTCGCGGAAGACATCGAGGTGGTCCGACGCGCGGTGCTGGATGCGGTGGCGCAGCAGGCCGAGCAGACGACCTATGAATTCAGGGTGCGTCGGGCCGACGGGTCGCTGCGTTGGCTGGCCAGCCGGGTGCTGCTGTCGTACGACGAGCAGCACCGCCCGAGCCGGATGATCGGCGTGTGCGTCGACGTCACCGACCAGAAGACGGTCGAGCAGGAACGGGCCGCATTCGTCGCGCGCGAGCAGGCGGCCCGCCGCGATGCAGAGAATGCCAACCGCGCCAAGGACGAGTTTCTCGCGATGCTGGGCCATGAACTGCGCAACCCGCTCGGCGCCATCGCCGCCGCGGTCGAGGTGCTGAACCGCGTCGACGCCCACACCGACACGGCGCAGAGCGCGCGCCGCATCATCGGCCGCCAGACCCACCACCTCGCGCGCCTGATGAACGACTTGCTCGACATGGCCCGTGCGACGGCCGGGAAGATCACGTTGACCCGGCAATGCCTCAACCTGGCCCAGCTGGTGCAGCGCTCACTCAGCGCGCTGGAGTTGTCGGGCGGGCTGAAACAGCACCAGGTCGAGGTCGAAATCGACGACGTCTGGGTCGATGTGGACGCCACCCGCATCGAACAGGTCGTGACCAATCTGCTCACCAACGCGGTCAAGTACACCCCGGCGGGCGGCACGGTGAAGGTGCGGGCCGGCGCCGTCGGTCAAGAAGCGGTGCTCGAGGTGCGTGACAGCGGCATCGGCATTCCTGCCGCCCTGCTGCCACGTGTGTTCGATCTGTTCGTACAGGGTGAACGCACGCTGGACCGTCGCCAAGGCGGGCTGGGCATCGGCCTGACCCTGGTGCGCCGGCTGGTCGAGTTGCACGGCGGATCGGTGCAGGCCGAGAGTTCGGGACCGAACCTGGGCAGCAGCTTCACCGTGCGCCTGCCCCGTGTGCAGGGGCCGCAGACGGCGGCGCCCGCGTCGCCACCGATGAATGGCGGGGCCAAAGACGTCGTGGTCGTGGAGGACAACGAAGACGCGCGCAACGCGATCGAGAACCTGCTGCGGCTCGCCGGCCACCGCGTCACCGTGGCCGGCGACGGCACCAGCGGGCTGGCGCAACTGCTGGACCGCCCGCCCGACCTGGCCCTGATCGACATCGGCCTGCCGGGCCTCAACGGCTACGAAGTGGCGCAGCGCCTGCGTGCTGCGGGGCGCCGCACCCGGCTGGTGGCCCTGTCGGGCTACGGCCAGCCGCAAGACGTCGAGCGGGCCCTGGCGGCCGGTTTCGATGCCCACCTCGTCAAGCCCGTCGACCTGAGCGCCCTGCAGCGCTTCCTGGCGTCCACCTGA
- a CDS encoding DUF421 domain-containing protein, translated as MMSELFAFHVSAAELMLRGTLMYWFLFLIFRFVVRRDVGAVGVADVLVLVVIADASQNAMSGGYNTVSEGCVLVSTIIGWNVLLDWASFRYPRVRRFAQAPPLPLILHGRVLHRNLRREYLSIDELKSKLREEGIEHIAEVKAAYMEADGGFSVIRSKGAASTSPPPHNATAP; from the coding sequence ATGATGAGCGAACTGTTCGCCTTCCACGTCAGCGCTGCCGAACTGATGCTGCGCGGCACGCTGATGTACTGGTTTCTGTTTCTGATCTTCCGCTTCGTCGTGCGCCGCGACGTCGGTGCGGTCGGGGTGGCCGATGTGCTGGTGCTCGTGGTGATCGCGGACGCCTCGCAAAACGCCATGTCCGGCGGGTACAACACGGTGTCCGAAGGCTGTGTGCTGGTCTCCACCATCATCGGCTGGAACGTCTTACTCGACTGGGCCAGCTTTCGCTATCCCCGGGTGCGGCGCTTTGCGCAAGCGCCCCCGTTGCCGTTGATCCTGCACGGGCGAGTGCTGCACCGCAACCTGCGGCGCGAGTACCTGTCGATCGACGAGTTGAAGAGCAAGCTGCGGGAAGAGGGCATCGAGCACATCGCCGAAGTCAAGGCGGCCTACATGGAGGCTGACGGTGGCTTCAGCGTGATTCGCAGCAAGGGCGCGGCGAGCACGTCGCCGCCGCCGCACAATGCGACGGCACCCTGA
- a CDS encoding lipocalin family protein — translation MLRSHLSQIDAQIEQCEAQVRMQDARTGASWQKAQLAGKQRVRTLLVGGATTLVSGWLLRRLTRGKHGRRRGRDRDDRSRGGWLQALMRPALVPLVASLAAPLLGRKGSAFLARLGLPFSSHDPVELTTAVEFDLTRYAGTWYEIACLPSRVEEQCASDVRAEFEPQEDGSVTLTTLCLRGDGSERREQGSVRHTDEAHPSRLEVSFGPSWLRWWPGSWADYWVMHVESDYSAALVGTPERDGLWLLSRAPTLDEETYDEFVAIARREGFDVQRLVRTVHTARAAGAQPAAQRRAESPAAVASTVPQPTTSVAPSTTTLH, via the coding sequence ATGCTGCGTTCTCACTTGAGCCAGATCGACGCGCAGATCGAGCAATGCGAAGCGCAGGTGCGGATGCAGGATGCCCGCACCGGCGCCAGTTGGCAGAAGGCGCAGCTGGCCGGCAAACAGCGCGTGCGCACGCTGTTGGTCGGTGGCGCCACCACCCTCGTCAGCGGTTGGCTGTTGCGCCGCCTGACACGGGGCAAGCACGGCCGGCGGCGCGGCCGCGACCGCGACGACCGCTCGCGCGGCGGATGGCTGCAAGCCTTGATGCGGCCGGCGCTGGTGCCCTTGGTGGCCTCGCTGGCCGCGCCGCTGTTGGGCCGCAAGGGATCGGCCTTTCTGGCCCGCCTCGGCCTGCCCTTCTCGAGCCACGATCCGGTGGAGTTGACCACCGCGGTCGAGTTCGACCTGACACGTTACGCCGGCACTTGGTACGAGATCGCCTGCCTGCCCAGCCGCGTCGAGGAACAGTGCGCGAGCGACGTGCGCGCCGAGTTCGAGCCCCAGGAAGACGGCAGCGTCACGCTGACCACCCTGTGCCTGCGCGGTGACGGCAGTGAGCGCCGCGAGCAGGGCAGCGTGCGCCACACCGACGAAGCACATCCGTCGCGCCTGGAGGTCAGCTTTGGACCGAGCTGGTTGCGGTGGTGGCCGGGCTCCTGGGCCGACTACTGGGTCATGCACGTCGAATCCGACTATTCGGCCGCCCTGGTCGGAACGCCGGAGCGCGATGGTCTGTGGCTGTTGTCGCGCGCGCCCACGCTGGACGAAGAGACCTACGACGAGTTTGTGGCGATCGCCCGGCGTGAAGGCTTCGATGTGCAGCGACTGGTTCGCACCGTCCACACCGCACGTGCTGCCGGTGCCCAGCCCGCGGCGCAGCGTCGGGCAGAGAGCCCCGCCGCTGTCGCCTCGACGGTGCCCCAGCCGACGACAAGCGTCGCTCCCAGCACCACCACCCTCCATTGA
- a CDS encoding phage holin family protein encodes MTFSQAAGSLWHELRGSLQERAKLFSLEAQRTGLTLVQMVLYAVVAAVLVVTSWLGLMGGIAAWLVLSADVHWGVALLVVVALNLVAAGLLAWYMRGLVRRLGFPATIRQLKSSQQQKPPSHTPAQTLH; translated from the coding sequence ATGACCTTCTCCCAGGCCGCTGGCTCGTTGTGGCACGAGTTGCGCGGCTCCTTGCAGGAGCGTGCGAAGCTGTTCTCGCTCGAAGCGCAGCGCACTGGCCTCACCCTGGTGCAGATGGTCCTGTATGCCGTGGTGGCCGCCGTGTTGGTCGTCACGTCGTGGCTCGGGCTGATGGGCGGCATCGCGGCCTGGTTGGTGCTCAGTGCCGATGTGCACTGGGGCGTTGCGCTGCTGGTGGTGGTCGCCCTCAACCTGGTGGCTGCCGGCCTGTTGGCCTGGTACATGCGCGGGCTGGTGCGCCGACTGGGCTTCCCGGCGACGATCCGGCAGTTGAAGTCGTCGCAGCAGCAGAAACCGCCGTCCCACACACCGGCCCAGACCCTGCACTGA
- a CDS encoding GlsB/YeaQ/YmgE family stress response membrane protein codes for MNFIVWLVVGGVIGWIASMIMRTDAQQGVVLNIVVGIIGAALGGWLISPLVGVPSINQDAFSVGALLVSLVGAVILLAVVNLLRRGSVR; via the coding sequence ATCAACTTCATCGTTTGGTTAGTCGTCGGCGGCGTGATCGGCTGGATCGCCAGCATGATCATGCGTACGGATGCCCAACAGGGCGTCGTTCTCAACATCGTCGTCGGCATCATCGGTGCCGCGCTCGGCGGTTGGCTGATCTCGCCGCTGGTCGGCGTGCCCAGCATCAACCAGGACGCGTTCAGCGTCGGGGCCTTGCTGGTCTCGCTGGTCGGGGCGGTCATCCTGCTGGCCGTGGTGAACCTGCTACGACGCGGCAGCGTCCGTTGA